A section of the Streptomyces sp. SCL15-4 genome encodes:
- a CDS encoding glucose-6-phosphate dehydrogenase, whose protein sequence is MIKRLAVFGATGDLTARYLLPALAALRAAGHIDDGFRLTGASREGWDTDRFRWWCTDQLDRHGGSCPVEARTAVAASAHYRRADVTDPADVAAVVVGDDPIAVYLALPPALFPHVVTALHEAGLPPGSRIVLEKPFGEDLASAHRLNRLLAGLVPEQAVFRVDHFLAMTTVQNVLGSRLANRMLEPIWNSTHIADIEIVWDETLALEGRAGYYDGVGALKDMVQNHLLQLLCLVAMEPPITLGERDLRDRKVDVLRSVRLLTDYDVVHRTRRARYLSGRIGGRDVPAYVDEEGVDPGRRTETFAEVELELDSWRWSGTMFRLRSGKALGRDRKEVAVRFRSVPHLPFGHEGQAEPNVLRFGLEPEGMTLDMTGIGARAQALTQLSLTARMEPPDLPAYGRLLLDVMKGDPALSIRGDEAEEAWRVLAPVLSAWESNLVPLEEYPAGSDGPPPRPHEGAQRRRSDLLHPEALPEDGPR, encoded by the coding sequence ATGATCAAGCGGCTCGCCGTCTTCGGCGCGACAGGCGACCTCACCGCCCGCTACCTCCTGCCGGCCCTGGCCGCGCTGCGGGCCGCGGGACACATCGACGACGGCTTCCGGCTGACCGGCGCGAGCAGGGAAGGCTGGGACACCGACCGCTTCCGCTGGTGGTGCACCGACCAGCTCGACCGCCACGGCGGCTCCTGCCCTGTCGAGGCGAGGACGGCCGTCGCGGCTTCGGCCCACTACCGGCGGGCCGACGTCACCGATCCAGCGGACGTCGCCGCCGTCGTCGTCGGCGACGACCCGATCGCCGTGTATCTCGCCCTTCCCCCGGCACTCTTCCCGCACGTGGTCACGGCCCTGCACGAGGCCGGCCTGCCGCCGGGCAGCCGGATCGTTCTGGAGAAGCCGTTCGGCGAGGACCTGGCGAGCGCGCACCGGCTCAACCGGCTGCTCGCCGGTCTCGTGCCCGAACAGGCGGTGTTCCGGGTCGATCACTTCCTCGCCATGACGACCGTCCAGAACGTCCTCGGAAGCCGGCTCGCCAACCGGATGCTGGAGCCCATCTGGAACAGCACTCACATCGCGGACATCGAGATCGTCTGGGACGAGACCCTCGCCCTGGAAGGCCGCGCCGGCTACTACGACGGCGTCGGCGCGCTGAAGGACATGGTGCAGAACCACCTGCTGCAACTGCTGTGCCTCGTGGCCATGGAACCCCCGATCACCCTCGGCGAGCGGGACCTGCGCGACCGGAAGGTCGACGTGCTGCGGTCCGTGCGGCTCCTCACCGACTACGACGTCGTGCACCGCACACGCCGCGCACGCTACCTGTCCGGCCGGATCGGCGGCCGCGATGTCCCCGCATACGTCGACGAGGAGGGCGTGGACCCCGGGCGACGCACGGAGACCTTCGCCGAGGTCGAACTGGAACTGGACAGTTGGCGCTGGTCGGGGACGATGTTCCGGCTGCGCAGCGGCAAGGCGCTCGGACGGGACCGCAAGGAGGTCGCGGTGCGCTTCCGCTCCGTGCCCCATCTGCCCTTCGGTCACGAAGGCCAGGCCGAGCCCAACGTGCTGCGCTTCGGGCTGGAGCCGGAAGGGATGACCCTCGACATGACGGGCATCGGCGCACGCGCCCAGGCTCTCACCCAGCTCTCGTTGACAGCCCGGATGGAACCGCCCGACCTGCCCGCCTACGGCCGGCTCCTTCTGGACGTCATGAAGGGTGATCCCGCCCTGTCCATCCGGGGCGACGAGGCCGAGGAGGCATGGCGGGTCCTGGCCCCCGTCCTGAGCGCATGGGAGAGCAACCTGGTCCCGCTGGAGGAGTATCCGGCCGGCTCCGACGGTCCGCCTCCCCGGCCGCACGAGGGCGCCCAACGGCGGCGCAGCGACCTGCTGCACCCCGAAGCGCTACCGGAAGATGGACCGCGCTGA
- a CDS encoding glycoside hydrolase family 15 protein: MHDPDPPFRPVRRREGYLPLEDLGLIGDGTTAALVGLDGSIPWMCLPRFDSDPLFCGLLDHARGGHFTLAPQDLVEARQRYEPDTGVLTTEMRSTTGLVRVTDALTVRTGADLTEDSPAGRCELVRSAVVLSGHVRLRVDLEPRGGGTTQTLFSGLELRPSRRPDLRLHLRSNHPLPGLHSTQDLRQGEHLDLVLSWGRFHRHHRFRTDTMLTDTADAWRRWMRHFDYSGPQEALVRRAAVTLKLCDDWTNGAVVAAPTSSLPAPVGGVRNWDYRYAWIRDAAYAVFALRRVGFTGEADAFLGWVLDAVEQSRSPRIMYNLDGGPVPEEIEDTELEGYRRSGPVRWGNGAADQRQHDVYGEILDCADQWLRTDQWLRSGREVQPALWAGLAELAETAGRAWRRPDQGIWEVRSDGRVFTYSAGMCQVALARAADIGERLGLPGPTTAWRASADRLRRRILEESWDEDAQTLSAHLDGGGALDASLLALPLRHVVPADHPRMAATTTAVAERLSAGDGLLYRYLHEESPDGLPGDEGGFVLCSFWLADNLTAQGRIEEAEKVYTSLCARASTLGLLPEQIEPSTGEFMGNFPQAFSHIGIIASGVNLARAKAGTRT; this comes from the coding sequence ATGCACGATCCCGACCCCCCGTTCCGCCCGGTCCGCAGGCGCGAGGGCTACCTGCCGCTGGAGGACCTCGGCCTCATCGGGGACGGTACGACGGCCGCGTTGGTCGGCCTGGACGGTTCGATCCCGTGGATGTGCCTGCCCCGTTTCGACTCCGACCCCCTGTTCTGCGGCCTGCTGGACCACGCACGAGGCGGCCATTTCACCCTCGCGCCGCAGGACCTGGTGGAGGCCCGCCAGCGCTACGAACCCGACACCGGTGTACTCACCACCGAGATGCGCAGTACCACCGGCCTGGTACGGGTCACCGACGCGCTGACCGTGCGCACCGGCGCCGACCTCACCGAGGACTCCCCAGCCGGACGGTGCGAGCTCGTCCGGTCGGCCGTGGTCCTCTCCGGACACGTGCGGCTGCGGGTGGACCTGGAGCCCCGTGGCGGCGGCACGACCCAGACGCTTTTCAGCGGCCTGGAACTGCGACCCTCTCGCCGGCCGGACCTGCGCCTGCACCTGCGCTCCAATCACCCCCTGCCCGGCCTGCACAGCACCCAGGACCTGCGACAGGGCGAACACCTCGACCTCGTCCTGTCCTGGGGCCGCTTCCACCGCCACCACCGGTTCCGGACCGACACGATGCTCACGGACACCGCCGACGCCTGGCGGCGCTGGATGAGACACTTCGACTACTCCGGTCCCCAGGAGGCACTGGTCCGGCGTGCCGCCGTCACTCTGAAACTGTGCGACGACTGGACCAACGGCGCCGTCGTCGCGGCGCCCACCTCCTCCCTGCCCGCGCCGGTCGGCGGAGTCCGCAACTGGGACTACCGCTACGCCTGGATCCGCGACGCCGCCTACGCCGTGTTCGCCCTGCGGCGCGTCGGCTTCACCGGCGAGGCGGACGCCTTCCTCGGCTGGGTCCTCGACGCCGTTGAGCAGAGCCGCAGCCCCCGGATCATGTACAACCTCGATGGCGGCCCCGTGCCCGAGGAGATCGAGGACACCGAGCTGGAGGGGTACCGCCGCTCCGGTCCGGTGCGGTGGGGCAACGGCGCGGCCGATCAGCGCCAGCACGACGTCTACGGCGAGATCCTGGACTGCGCCGACCAGTGGCTGCGCACCGACCAGTGGCTGCGCTCCGGCCGTGAGGTGCAGCCCGCGCTGTGGGCGGGCCTGGCGGAGCTGGCCGAAACCGCGGGGCGGGCGTGGCGCCGGCCGGACCAGGGAATCTGGGAGGTACGCAGCGACGGTCGGGTGTTCACGTACTCGGCCGGCATGTGCCAGGTGGCCCTGGCCCGGGCCGCGGACATCGGCGAGCGGCTCGGACTGCCCGGGCCGACCACAGCCTGGCGTGCCTCGGCCGACCGGCTGCGCCGGCGCATCCTGGAGGAGTCCTGGGACGAGGACGCGCAGACGCTGAGCGCGCACCTGGACGGCGGCGGCGCGCTCGACGCGAGCCTGCTCGCGCTCCCGCTGCGCCACGTGGTGCCGGCCGACCACCCGCGGATGGCCGCGACCACCACGGCCGTGGCCGAACGCCTGTCGGCCGGCGACGGCCTGCTCTACCGCTACCTCCACGAGGAGTCGCCCGACGGCCTGCCCGGCGACGAGGGCGGCTTCGTGCTGTGCAGCTTCTGGCTGGCCGACAACCTGACCGCCCAGGGCCGGATCGAGGAGGCCGAGAAGGTGTACACCTCGCTGTGCGCCCGTGCCAGCACGCTCGGACTACTGCCGGAACAGATCGAGCCCAGCACTGGAGAGTTCATGGGCAACTTCCCCCAGGCGTTCAGCCACATCGGGATCATCGCCAGCGGCGTGAACCTCGCCCGAGCGAAGGCAGGCACACGGACATGA
- a CDS encoding NAD(P)-dependent alcohol dehydrogenase produces MEKPVPEPGPGDAVVRTTSALICTSDSHTVHGGIGPRKNLTLGHEAVGIVHAVGSEVKEFRPGDRVLVGAITPDWGDMASQNGFPSQSGGPLGGFKFANRKDGVFADYFHVNDADANLAGIPDTIGDDVAVYCADMLSTGFMGAEKGNIPIGGTVAVLAQGPVGLMATAGARLRGAGRVIGVESVPSRQKLAREYGADEIVDFTSEDVVERVRELTGGEGVDTAIEALGADITFQTAVKITKPGGTISNIGYFGEGEFISIPRVEWGVGMADQTIATGLCPGGRLRMERLLRVVEAKRIDPTRMTTHTFSFDDMERAFEVADKKLEDVVKVLITF; encoded by the coding sequence ATGGAGAAGCCCGTTCCGGAGCCGGGCCCAGGCGACGCGGTGGTGCGGACGACCAGTGCCCTGATCTGCACATCCGATTCCCACACCGTTCACGGCGGCATCGGCCCGAGGAAGAACCTGACGCTGGGCCACGAAGCCGTCGGCATCGTGCACGCGGTGGGCAGCGAGGTGAAGGAATTCCGGCCCGGCGACCGCGTGCTGGTCGGCGCCATCACCCCCGACTGGGGCGACATGGCCTCCCAGAACGGGTTCCCGTCGCAGTCGGGCGGACCGCTCGGCGGGTTCAAGTTCGCCAACCGCAAGGACGGGGTCTTCGCCGATTACTTCCACGTCAACGACGCCGACGCCAATCTCGCCGGGATCCCCGACACGATCGGTGACGACGTGGCGGTCTACTGCGCCGACATGCTGTCGACGGGATTCATGGGAGCGGAGAAGGGCAACATCCCGATCGGCGGGACGGTCGCCGTCCTCGCGCAGGGACCGGTGGGCCTGATGGCCACGGCGGGGGCCAGGCTCCGCGGCGCCGGCCGGGTCATCGGGGTCGAGTCGGTCCCCAGTCGGCAGAAACTGGCGCGCGAGTACGGCGCCGATGAGATCGTGGACTTCACCAGCGAGGACGTCGTCGAGCGGGTCCGTGAGCTGACCGGTGGAGAAGGGGTCGACACCGCCATCGAGGCCCTGGGCGCGGACATCACGTTCCAGACCGCTGTGAAGATCACCAAGCCCGGCGGCACCATCTCCAACATCGGCTACTTCGGCGAGGGCGAGTTCATCAGCATCCCCCGCGTCGAATGGGGCGTCGGCATGGCGGACCAGACCATCGCGACCGGGCTCTGCCCCGGAGGCCGGCTCCGCATGGAACGGCTGCTGCGCGTAGTGGAGGCGAAGCGCATCGACCCCACGCGCATGACCACCCACACGTTCTCCTTCGACGACATGGAGCGGGCCTTCGAGGTCGCGGACAAGAAGCTCGAAGACGTCGTGAAGGTGCTGATCACTTTCTAG